A single window of Streptomyces aquilus DNA harbors:
- a CDS encoding helix-turn-helix transcriptional regulator → MRSHTPSLVGRDLQLTQLERAMADARQGLGSVVFLVGEAGIGKSRLAAEAVGGALGSGMRVLRGRSSTTGPAVPFRPLTEALMSLFRGGEPMDDLALGPYRPVLGRLIPDWDTGERDSSSMVILGEAVLRLLIAAGRGQGQLLLLEDLHDADPETLGVLEYLVDNLAYTPVLLVATVRTDISDALDLAQSARRRGAATVVELAPLSQEQVHQVIATQLGVNSPDDVPAEVLGKLWEDSAGSPYLVEELLQSMIGSGTLVQGPGGWRAVGDLRRDVSSTLARGILRRIDRLGTQGLTLLSAAAVLGRRFPLSVLQHMTDVDDRTLLGHLHAGVAARLVVPDEPAPDWYSFRHSPTLEALFTQMTPGQRADLARRGAQAVEELHPALEGDWCALAAGLRCEAGDRVEAGLLYADAGGRALAAGALNSAVTLLSRAESLLVDADDPQARAAVLENLLPALAEAGDFARAFDLVDDLHALGGAGLSAARLATLHARLAKVAHTAGRWSDGNRQIVRAREVLAAAPDEATAAAVDVTAAYLALDTPGPDRTQHAEKLARSAADTAERHGLPVVACQAWELLATVARERDPQESAAMLGQALSAAERHRLPLQRMYAATRMGGNAWLAEGDTAGLLTARQEALRLGSVNIVHTVDGILVLDAVLRGKDAAARTTAAECLAVVRRLRLAPAVRYVLMAQATLEAHRGDRPAMEAALAAFTEWDGAGSQEEPLCLGLARAFCALLEENRDLARTELAGVQALEADNPSTYHLSGTHGLLLLLDVLGGDADRARHAEITATAMARMRWNRQFVHLAEAVLLGREGARTDAAAAVEAALVVAEPYPLAQHLGLRLIADAAHQDDWGDPVGWLRRAEHYFHERDIAAVTGACRAGLRRLGAPVHQHRSGTSGIPEQLRTQGVTVREFDVFRLLAERLSNKDIADRLFISPRTAEKHIASLITKTGAANRADLCARSAALRSG, encoded by the coding sequence ATGCGTTCCCATACGCCTTCCCTGGTCGGGCGGGACCTCCAACTCACCCAGCTCGAACGCGCCATGGCCGACGCGAGGCAGGGCTTGGGCAGCGTCGTCTTCCTGGTCGGCGAGGCCGGAATCGGCAAGTCCCGGCTGGCCGCGGAGGCTGTGGGCGGGGCCCTGGGCTCCGGGATGCGCGTGCTGCGCGGCCGCAGCAGCACCACGGGCCCCGCCGTACCGTTCCGGCCTCTCACCGAGGCGCTGATGTCGCTGTTCCGCGGCGGCGAGCCCATGGACGACCTCGCGCTCGGTCCCTACCGTCCGGTGCTGGGCCGGCTGATCCCCGACTGGGACACAGGGGAACGCGACAGCAGCTCCATGGTCATCCTCGGCGAGGCGGTGCTGCGCCTGCTCATCGCCGCCGGCCGCGGCCAGGGCCAGTTACTGCTCCTGGAGGATCTGCACGACGCCGACCCCGAGACCCTCGGCGTCCTGGAGTACCTGGTCGACAACCTGGCGTACACGCCCGTCCTGCTGGTGGCCACCGTGCGCACCGACATCAGCGACGCCCTCGACCTCGCGCAGTCCGCGCGGCGCCGCGGCGCGGCCACCGTGGTCGAACTGGCGCCGCTGTCCCAGGAGCAGGTCCACCAGGTGATCGCCACCCAGCTGGGCGTGAACAGCCCCGACGACGTGCCCGCCGAAGTGCTCGGCAAACTGTGGGAGGACAGCGCGGGCAGCCCCTACCTCGTCGAGGAACTGCTGCAGTCGATGATCGGCTCGGGCACCCTGGTGCAGGGTCCCGGTGGCTGGCGCGCCGTCGGCGACCTGCGCCGTGACGTTTCCTCAACCCTGGCCCGCGGCATTCTGCGCCGCATCGACCGACTCGGCACCCAGGGCCTGACCCTGCTGTCCGCCGCGGCGGTGCTGGGCCGCCGCTTCCCCCTGTCCGTCCTGCAGCACATGACCGACGTCGACGACCGGACCCTGCTCGGCCACCTCCACGCCGGCGTCGCCGCCCGGCTCGTCGTCCCCGACGAACCCGCCCCCGACTGGTACTCCTTCCGCCACTCCCCCACTCTCGAGGCCCTGTTCACCCAGATGACGCCGGGCCAGCGAGCGGACCTGGCACGGCGGGGCGCGCAGGCGGTGGAGGAACTCCACCCCGCCCTGGAAGGCGACTGGTGCGCCCTGGCCGCCGGTCTGCGCTGCGAGGCCGGCGACCGGGTCGAGGCCGGGCTCCTGTACGCCGACGCGGGCGGACGCGCCCTGGCCGCGGGCGCGCTGAACTCCGCCGTGACCCTCCTCAGCCGTGCCGAGTCCCTGCTCGTCGACGCCGACGATCCACAGGCACGGGCCGCGGTCCTGGAGAACCTGCTGCCCGCCCTCGCCGAAGCCGGCGACTTCGCCCGCGCCTTCGACCTGGTGGACGACCTGCACGCCCTCGGCGGCGCCGGTCTGAGCGCCGCGCGTCTGGCGACGCTGCACGCACGGCTGGCCAAGGTGGCCCACACGGCGGGCCGGTGGAGCGACGGCAACCGGCAGATCGTCCGCGCCCGCGAGGTACTGGCCGCCGCCCCCGACGAAGCCACCGCGGCGGCCGTGGACGTCACCGCCGCCTACCTCGCCCTGGACACGCCCGGCCCGGACCGCACCCAGCACGCCGAGAAGCTGGCGCGCTCCGCGGCCGACACCGCCGAGCGGCACGGACTGCCCGTCGTCGCCTGCCAGGCCTGGGAACTGCTCGCCACCGTGGCCCGCGAGCGGGACCCGCAGGAGTCGGCGGCCATGCTCGGACAAGCCCTGTCCGCCGCCGAACGCCACCGGCTGCCGCTGCAGCGCATGTACGCGGCCACCCGCATGGGCGGCAACGCCTGGCTCGCCGAGGGCGACACCGCGGGACTGCTGACGGCCCGCCAGGAGGCGCTGCGGCTGGGCTCGGTGAACATCGTGCACACCGTCGACGGCATCCTCGTCCTCGATGCCGTGCTGCGCGGCAAGGACGCCGCCGCACGCACGACCGCCGCCGAGTGCCTGGCCGTCGTGCGCCGGCTGCGCCTGGCCCCCGCCGTGCGCTACGTGCTCATGGCGCAGGCCACGTTGGAGGCCCATCGCGGGGACCGGCCCGCCATGGAGGCGGCGCTCGCGGCCTTCACCGAGTGGGACGGCGCCGGTTCGCAGGAGGAGCCGCTCTGCCTGGGCCTGGCGCGGGCCTTCTGCGCCCTGCTGGAGGAGAACCGGGACCTGGCCCGCACGGAGTTGGCGGGGGTGCAGGCCCTGGAGGCGGACAACCCCTCCACCTACCATCTCAGCGGCACCCATGGGCTGCTGCTCCTGCTGGACGTGCTGGGCGGGGACGCCGACCGGGCCCGGCATGCGGAGATCACGGCGACCGCCATGGCCCGCATGCGCTGGAACCGGCAGTTCGTGCACCTGGCCGAGGCCGTCCTGCTGGGCCGGGAAGGGGCCCGGACGGACGCGGCGGCCGCCGTGGAGGCCGCCCTGGTGGTGGCCGAGCCCTATCCGCTGGCCCAGCATCTGGGGCTGCGGCTGATCGCGGACGCCGCGCACCAGGACGACTGGGGAGATCCGGTGGGCTGGCTGCGGCGCGCCGAACACTACTTCCACGAACGGGACATCGCCGCCGTCACCGGCGCCTGCCGGGCGGGACTGCGCCGCCTGGGCGCCCCGGTGCACCAGCACCGCAGCGGCACCAGCGGCATTCCGGAGCAGCTGCGCACCCAAGGGGTGACCGTCCGGGAGTTCGACGTGTTCCGGCTGCTCGCGGAGCGTCTGAGCAACAAGGACATAGCCGACCGGCTGTTCATCTCGCCCCGGACCGCGGAGAAGCACATCGCCAGTCTCATCACCAAGACCGGAGCGGCCAACCGCGCGGATCTGTGCGCGCGATCGGCCGCTCTGCGCTCCGGCTGA
- a CDS encoding type 2 lanthipeptide synthetase LanM family protein: MTDTASLPTPRSADLPATWWAPALTLTERLAAPGLPDAAAATGARGPMPWAVGDAEGFALRLDRLGVDGDTAAALAAEPAERLAERTAKPDWASFAEEVLAAAPDGLAEVEVGGAGPDVFAPVVRPLVATAAARFADLTAGLPDTEATVWRDGFTERLTRQLVRQAARTLVQELHAARRARRLAGAGPRERFVSFAAAAGTRRGLADLFAAYPVLARMLTRTALDATQAAAELAARFQADRSALATTLLDGRTPDRLVRVDLGRGDAHQGNRSVAILHFADGSRLVHKPRPLDQHALLDHLVAWLNAKVPGLGLRTPRTLRRDAYGWLEFIEHRWCTSVTETDAFYRRQGALLALLYAVDGADMHYENVIAHGDQPVLVDAETLLHTGLGQALTAGADPAADALAASVHRTCLLPHLLIGEHGALDISALGRDTDGTFPSEGLRWEDSGQDTMRAVRGPLPSPAAQNHPLPHGTSLSSADHTAALLGGFRTAYTAIAAHRRELLDADGPLVRWTERPARLIARATRLYATLLEESTHPALLSDALAREGVFAVLWTESAHDTARERLIEHETAALWRGDIPFFTHRPTGTAVHADDGTSLPGVLPVAAATAVRDKLGRMDEVDCHDQEWIISATLAVRGATSPLDRPRSELTPAPVPPVAPEPSRLLAAACGIADEITARAVRGGSRANWIGLERVSGAHWAVLPMGAGLAQGYCGVALFLAHTEALTGSGRYGAAAREAVRPLPALLKALAEDPELSAAAGPGGYDGLGGIVYTLVRLAQLLDENLRACLPDALTALGHATAACSDPGLAQGRAGALAAAVAAYEATGDPAALRLADRIADLLATAPADGHLPATAGLADGTAGIVWALRRWAGHRPERAAGVEAAARALLDATPHTGDEADLSWAHGLAGQAAAGLTEGTGRLANAPTGPDLSLAQGALGRLDALAALAEQGDTTARSALRRHSGHVLALVEAQGHRCATPDHVPSPALMTGLAGIGYGLLRLADPDAVPSVLLLHHPDH; this comes from the coding sequence GTGACCGACACCGCCAGCCTCCCGACTCCCCGGAGCGCCGACCTTCCCGCCACCTGGTGGGCCCCGGCGCTGACCCTCACGGAGCGGCTCGCCGCCCCCGGGCTCCCCGACGCGGCCGCCGCGACCGGCGCCCGCGGGCCGATGCCCTGGGCCGTCGGGGACGCGGAGGGCTTCGCCCTGCGGCTGGACCGCCTGGGCGTGGACGGCGACACCGCGGCGGCCCTGGCCGCCGAGCCCGCCGAGCGCCTGGCAGAGCGGACCGCCAAGCCCGACTGGGCCTCCTTCGCGGAGGAAGTGCTGGCCGCCGCGCCCGACGGCCTCGCCGAGGTCGAGGTCGGCGGCGCCGGTCCGGACGTGTTCGCCCCGGTGGTCAGGCCGCTGGTCGCCACGGCCGCCGCCCGCTTCGCGGACCTGACGGCCGGCCTCCCGGACACCGAAGCCACCGTGTGGCGGGACGGATTCACCGAGCGCCTGACCCGCCAGCTGGTCCGGCAGGCCGCCCGCACCCTGGTCCAGGAACTGCACGCCGCCCGCCGCGCCCGGCGGCTGGCGGGAGCCGGTCCGCGCGAGCGGTTCGTCTCCTTCGCCGCGGCCGCCGGCACCCGCCGCGGACTGGCGGACCTGTTCGCCGCCTACCCCGTACTGGCCCGGATGCTCACCCGGACCGCCCTGGACGCGACGCAGGCCGCCGCCGAGCTGGCCGCCCGCTTCCAGGCCGACCGCTCAGCCCTGGCCACCACCCTCCTCGACGGCCGTACGCCGGACAGGCTCGTCCGTGTCGACCTCGGCCGCGGCGACGCCCACCAGGGCAACCGGTCCGTGGCGATCCTGCACTTCGCCGACGGCAGCCGGCTCGTCCACAAGCCCCGCCCCCTCGACCAGCACGCTCTCCTCGACCACCTGGTCGCCTGGCTCAACGCCAAGGTGCCCGGACTGGGACTGCGCACTCCGCGCACGCTGCGCCGCGACGCCTACGGCTGGCTGGAGTTCATCGAGCACCGCTGGTGCACGTCGGTCACCGAGACCGACGCCTTCTACCGCCGCCAGGGCGCCCTGCTGGCCCTGCTCTACGCGGTGGACGGCGCCGACATGCACTACGAGAACGTCATCGCCCACGGCGACCAGCCGGTCCTGGTGGACGCCGAGACACTGCTGCACACCGGTCTCGGACAGGCCCTCACGGCGGGCGCCGACCCGGCCGCGGACGCCCTGGCCGCCTCCGTCCACCGCACCTGCCTGCTCCCCCACCTCCTCATCGGCGAGCACGGTGCCCTGGACATCTCCGCACTCGGCCGGGACACCGACGGCACCTTCCCCAGCGAGGGCCTGCGCTGGGAGGACAGCGGACAGGACACGATGCGGGCGGTACGCGGCCCACTGCCCAGCCCTGCGGCCCAGAACCACCCGCTGCCCCACGGCACCTCCCTCTCCAGCGCCGACCACACGGCGGCCCTGCTCGGAGGATTCCGCACCGCCTACACGGCGATCGCCGCGCACCGCCGCGAACTGCTCGACGCGGACGGCCCGTTGGTCCGCTGGACGGAACGCCCGGCCCGGCTGATCGCCCGCGCGACCCGGCTGTACGCCACGCTTCTGGAGGAGTCCACCCACCCCGCGCTGCTGAGCGACGCGCTCGCCCGGGAAGGCGTGTTCGCAGTGCTGTGGACCGAGTCCGCGCACGACACGGCGCGCGAGCGCCTCATCGAGCACGAGACCGCGGCCCTGTGGCGCGGCGACATCCCCTTCTTCACCCACCGCCCCACCGGCACCGCGGTGCATGCCGACGACGGCACCTCGCTGCCCGGCGTGCTGCCGGTGGCCGCCGCGACGGCCGTGCGCGACAAGCTCGGCCGGATGGACGAGGTCGACTGCCACGACCAGGAATGGATCATCTCGGCCACCCTCGCGGTACGCGGCGCGACTTCACCGCTCGACCGCCCCCGTTCGGAACTCACCCCGGCCCCCGTGCCGCCGGTGGCGCCCGAACCGTCCCGCCTGCTGGCCGCCGCGTGCGGGATCGCCGACGAGATCACCGCCCGCGCGGTGCGGGGCGGCTCGCGCGCCAACTGGATCGGCCTGGAACGGGTGTCCGGAGCGCACTGGGCCGTCCTGCCGATGGGGGCGGGCCTGGCCCAGGGCTACTGCGGGGTGGCCCTATTCCTCGCCCACACCGAGGCACTCACCGGATCCGGGCGCTACGGCGCGGCCGCCCGTGAGGCGGTCCGCCCGCTCCCCGCCCTGCTCAAGGCGCTCGCCGAGGACCCCGAACTGAGCGCGGCGGCGGGCCCCGGCGGCTACGACGGACTCGGCGGGATCGTGTACACGCTGGTCCGCCTGGCCCAGCTCCTCGACGAGAACCTGCGGGCCTGTCTGCCGGACGCGCTGACCGCACTCGGCCACGCGACGGCGGCGTGTTCCGACCCCGGGCTGGCCCAGGGCCGAGCCGGGGCACTGGCCGCCGCGGTCGCCGCGTACGAGGCCACCGGTGATCCGGCGGCCCTGCGCCTGGCGGACCGGATCGCGGACCTCCTGGCCACAGCACCGGCAGACGGTCACCTCCCCGCCACCGCCGGTCTCGCCGACGGCACCGCCGGAATCGTATGGGCGCTGCGGCGCTGGGCCGGACACCGGCCCGAGCGTGCGGCCGGCGTCGAAGCCGCAGCCCGCGCCCTGCTCGACGCCACGCCGCACACCGGCGACGAAGCGGACCTCTCCTGGGCGCACGGGCTGGCCGGACAGGCCGCCGCCGGACTCACGGAAGGCACCGGCCGCCTCGCCAACGCCCCCACCGGCCCCGACCTCAGCCTCGCCCAGGGCGCCCTCGGCCGACTGGATGCCCTGGCCGCCCTGGCCGAACAAGGCGACACCACAGCCCGGTCGGCCCTGCGCCGGCACAGCGGTCACGTCCTCGCCCTCGTCGAGGCCCAGGGCCACCGGTGCGCCACCCCCGACCACGTCCCCTCCCCCGCGCTGATGACCGGCCTGGCCGGCATCGGCTACGGACTGCTCCGCCTGGCCGACCCGGACGCCGTCCCGTCAGTCCTGCTCCTGCACCACCCCGACCACTGA
- a CDS encoding helix-turn-helix transcriptional regulator: MGAPVPVSVVALDPVLEAGIRATLLVRPELTVCESADARVAVLTVDRLGPAELDMVRATRTQSHRPAVVLVAGLLASGDVLHALAAGARGLLLRREADASRLAHAVLAAARDDCTLPPGLLEELLDQPDASVRGSGGWSEGMLSERERSVLRLVADGHETAEIAQRLAYSPRTVTTVVHDITQRFRLRNRAHAVAYALRAGLL; this comes from the coding sequence ATGGGAGCACCTGTACCTGTCAGTGTGGTCGCACTCGACCCGGTGCTGGAGGCAGGCATCCGCGCGACCCTGCTCGTCCGGCCCGAGCTGACGGTGTGCGAGTCCGCCGACGCGCGGGTCGCCGTTCTCACCGTGGACCGGCTCGGTCCGGCCGAACTCGACATGGTGCGTGCCACCCGCACCCAGTCCCACCGCCCCGCCGTCGTCCTGGTGGCGGGCCTCCTGGCCTCCGGGGACGTCCTGCACGCGCTGGCCGCCGGCGCCCGTGGCCTGCTGCTGCGCCGCGAGGCCGACGCGTCCCGTCTGGCCCACGCGGTGCTGGCGGCCGCCCGGGACGACTGCACGTTGCCGCCGGGTCTGCTGGAGGAGCTCCTGGACCAACCGGACGCGTCCGTGCGCGGCTCCGGAGGCTGGAGCGAGGGCATGCTGTCCGAGCGGGAGCGTTCGGTGCTGCGCCTGGTGGCCGACGGGCACGAGACGGCCGAGATCGCCCAGCGGCTCGCCTACTCGCCGCGCACCGTGACCACCGTCGTGCACGACATCACCCAGCGGTTCAGGCTGCGCAACCGCGCCCACGCGGTCGCCTACGCGCTGCGGGCGGGTCTGCTGTGA
- a CDS encoding response regulator transcription factor has product MTATLTAPPASAVAVRVASAPGADRVRAVVERAGLGPGTDESVASGTVTVIVAADVDQALRRPRPPGPVLFVCDTVGPEGRRRALRAGAVVIGAAELAEDGLREAVLRAAHPHPSIPYPELSGVLSTGLRPDGPPAARAPALTARQTEVLRLMAEGHGNADIALLLGCSEHTVKNVIYELMTRLQARNRAHAVAHAVRHGLV; this is encoded by the coding sequence GTGACCGCCACGCTGACGGCGCCGCCCGCTTCCGCCGTCGCGGTGCGGGTGGCGTCGGCCCCGGGCGCGGACCGGGTCCGCGCGGTCGTCGAGCGTGCCGGACTGGGGCCCGGCACAGACGAGTCGGTGGCGTCCGGGACGGTCACCGTGATCGTCGCCGCCGACGTGGACCAGGCACTGCGCAGGCCGCGCCCGCCCGGGCCGGTGCTGTTCGTCTGCGACACCGTCGGCCCGGAGGGCCGTCGGCGGGCCCTGCGCGCCGGAGCCGTCGTCATCGGCGCCGCCGAGCTGGCCGAGGACGGTCTCCGGGAGGCCGTCCTGCGGGCGGCGCACCCGCATCCGAGCATCCCCTACCCGGAGTTGTCCGGCGTGCTGAGCACCGGCCTCCGCCCGGACGGGCCGCCCGCCGCCCGCGCGCCGGCCCTGACCGCGCGGCAGACCGAGGTCCTGCGTCTGATGGCCGAGGGACACGGCAACGCCGACATCGCCCTGCTGCTGGGCTGCTCCGAACACACCGTCAAGAACGTCATCTACGAACTCATGACCCGACTACAGGCCCGCAACCGCGCGCACGCGGTCGCCCACGCCGTACGCCACGGCCTGGTCTGA
- a CDS encoding peptidase E yields the protein MTAAEPTIVATSGGARPGRRTRVLFDALVHHAVDLSGVHGRRPRILHVGTAAGDAELVTARVSEAARVAGYDLTPLQLFPMPNVEDIEATVLGHDVVWVGGGSVANLLAVWRVHGLDEVMRRAWQAGVVLAGVSAGSICWFQGGTTDSFGPELRAVTDGLALLPYGNGVHYDSDEGRRPLIHRLVADGTFSEAHCTDDGVGLVYRGTELVEAVAELPHKAAYLVRREDGRAVEERIEPRLLPAA from the coding sequence ATGACCGCAGCCGAACCCACCATCGTCGCCACCTCGGGCGGTGCGCGCCCCGGCCGACGCACACGGGTGCTCTTCGACGCCCTGGTCCACCACGCGGTCGACCTCTCCGGCGTGCACGGCAGGCGCCCGCGCATCCTCCACGTCGGCACGGCCGCGGGAGACGCCGAACTCGTCACGGCGCGGGTCTCCGAAGCCGCCCGGGTGGCGGGCTACGACCTGACGCCGTTGCAGCTGTTCCCCATGCCCAACGTCGAGGACATCGAGGCCACGGTGCTCGGCCACGACGTGGTGTGGGTGGGAGGCGGATCGGTGGCCAACCTGCTCGCGGTATGGCGGGTGCACGGCCTGGACGAGGTCATGCGGCGCGCCTGGCAGGCGGGAGTGGTGCTCGCCGGCGTGAGCGCGGGCTCGATCTGCTGGTTCCAGGGCGGCACCACCGACTCCTTCGGACCCGAACTGCGCGCGGTCACCGACGGCCTCGCGCTTCTCCCCTACGGCAACGGCGTGCACTACGACTCGGACGAGGGCCGCCGCCCACTGATCCACCGCCTGGTCGCCGACGGCACCTTCTCCGAGGCGCACTGCACCGACGACGGGGTGGGCCTGGTCTACCGCGGCACCGAACTCGTCGAGGCGGTCGCGGAGTTGCCGCACAAGGCGGCGTACCTGGTGCGACGGGAGGACGGCCGCGCCGTGGAGGAGCGGATCGAGCCACGGCTGCTGCCGGCGGCCTGA